In one Mucilaginibacter ginsenosidivorax genomic region, the following are encoded:
- a CDS encoding glycosyltransferase family 4 protein → MVERKQVALIYDYDANWIGGTYYILNIIKALGFLPDAEKPQINLYHDHSDLLTDIIDINYPYINYIGFNYKPSRRLVTVNNIFLLLFGKELATVDLPGKSVQNFYYRKFYINTKNINKYYCWIPDFQDLYLPHFFKKRELKLRFLHYKRMVDKQEPIVFSSQSALNDLDKFFPQNTNHKKVLRFVSTSNPNFKLLSIADLKVKFGIKGDYLITSNQFWRHKNHMVVLQAFEALTNEFPDIQLVLTGKEYDHRDPNYTQDLKEYVRINNLDKKVLFLGFIDREEQLKLMSDSIAVIQPSLFEGWSTVVEDAKFLNKCIICSDIPVHREQLPDSTLFFNPHDATDLKKQIVAVLNKTIVFNINYDHQTAVIDFARNFLDIFYDKQV, encoded by the coding sequence ATGGTTGAAAGAAAACAAGTAGCATTAATTTATGACTACGATGCGAATTGGATTGGCGGAACTTATTACATTCTTAACATTATCAAAGCACTCGGTTTTTTGCCCGATGCAGAAAAACCGCAGATAAACCTTTATCATGACCATTCAGATTTGTTAACGGATATCATCGACATTAACTATCCGTATATAAATTATATTGGTTTTAACTATAAACCAAGCCGGAGGCTGGTAACTGTTAATAATATTTTTTTATTACTATTCGGTAAGGAGTTAGCAACGGTAGATTTGCCGGGCAAGTCTGTTCAAAACTTCTACTATCGAAAATTTTATATCAATACAAAAAACATTAATAAATATTATTGCTGGATACCCGATTTTCAGGATCTTTATTTACCACATTTTTTTAAAAAGCGAGAACTTAAATTACGTTTTTTACATTATAAGCGAATGGTTGATAAGCAGGAGCCTATCGTTTTTAGCAGCCAATCGGCATTAAACGACCTTGATAAGTTTTTCCCGCAAAATACCAACCACAAAAAAGTTTTAAGATTTGTTAGCACATCTAACCCTAATTTTAAATTGCTTTCTATAGCCGATCTTAAAGTTAAATTTGGCATCAAAGGTGATTACCTCATTACGTCTAATCAATTTTGGCGGCATAAAAACCACATGGTTGTACTACAAGCCTTTGAAGCCTTAACTAATGAGTTTCCGGACATTCAGCTTGTTTTAACTGGAAAAGAATATGATCACCGCGATCCTAATTATACGCAGGACTTAAAAGAGTATGTTAGGATCAATAATTTGGATAAGAAGGTGCTCTTCTTAGGCTTTATTGATAGAGAGGAGCAATTAAAGTTGATGAGTGACAGCATCGCCGTTATCCAGCCATCTTTATTTGAAGGATGGAGTACAGTTGTTGAAGACGCCAAATTTTTAAATAAGTGCATTATCTGTTCTGATATTCCTGTACACCGAGAACAGTTGCCAGATTCCACTCTATTTTTCAATCCGCATGATGCTACGGACTTAAAAAAACAGATAGTAGCTGTTTTAAATAAAACAATTGTTTTCAATATCAATTACGATCATCAAACCGCTGTAATTGATTTTGCAAGAAACTTTCTGGACATATTTTATGACAAACAGGTGTAA
- a CDS encoding NAD-dependent epimerase/dehydratase family protein produces MMKILVIGSKGFIGAHTCRFFSTEHDVWGADVIDVSEKNYIFLNKQNTNFEQIFLTHAFDFCINASGNGSVPVSINQPVFDFELNVTNTIKLLDAIRVHNPDCKFINMSSAAVYGNPAQIPVKETLQANPLSPYGWHKLYSEHICKEYYYLYNLKTINLRLFSVYGEFLKKQLFWDTYQKALRSKNIELFGSGFETRDFIYISDLMNAINCIIKRGLFNGEAVNIASGIQTTIKEAAETFCRAIDPELVITFNNIVKPGDPLNWKADISIVRSFGFEPKVNIEEGLINTAKWLKENK; encoded by the coding sequence ATGATGAAAATATTAGTTATTGGCTCAAAGGGGTTTATTGGTGCTCACACTTGCCGTTTTTTCTCAACGGAGCACGATGTATGGGGCGCAGATGTAATTGATGTCAGCGAAAAAAATTATATTTTTCTTAATAAGCAAAATACTAATTTTGAGCAGATATTTTTAACACATGCTTTTGATTTTTGCATAAATGCCAGTGGTAACGGAAGTGTGCCCGTTTCAATAAATCAACCTGTTTTTGATTTTGAACTTAATGTTACCAATACTATAAAGTTGTTAGATGCTATCAGGGTGCACAATCCCGACTGTAAATTTATCAACATGTCATCGGCAGCAGTGTATGGCAATCCTGCTCAAATACCTGTTAAAGAAACGCTACAGGCAAACCCTTTATCGCCATATGGATGGCATAAGTTGTATTCAGAACATATTTGCAAAGAGTATTATTATTTATACAACCTGAAAACAATTAATTTGAGATTGTTTTCTGTTTATGGCGAATTTTTAAAAAAGCAACTATTTTGGGATACTTATCAAAAAGCCCTAAGATCTAAAAACATTGAACTGTTTGGATCCGGGTTCGAAACCAGGGATTTTATTTATATCTCAGACTTAATGAATGCAATTAATTGTATAATTAAGCGCGGGCTTTTTAATGGTGAAGCAGTTAACATTGCGTCAGGCATACAAACCACTATAAAGGAAGCCGCAGAAACATTCTGCCGCGCTATTGATCCTGAGCTTGTTATTACATTTAATAATATTGTTAAACCAGGTGATCCGCTGAACTGGAAAGCAGATATTTCTATCGTCAGAAGTTTTGGGTTCGAACCTAAAGTTAATATTGAAGAAGGGTTAATTAATACAGCAAAATGGTTGAAAGAAAACAAGTAG
- a CDS encoding acyltransferase: MNKFLFFFIRAFKKVLNKLNDIEHRANCNRYVTNNGTTFLESARIVNMTNDKDRIVVGTGTFILGELLVFAYGGKIKIGNNCYVGIGSRVWSGEDVTIGNDVLISHNVNIVDTTAHELDYIERAATYIKLLKEGHPKEKGTIVTKPIVIEDHVWINFNVIILKGVTIGRGAIVAAGAVVTKDVPPFVLVGGNPARVLKKLIE, from the coding sequence ATGAATAAATTTTTATTTTTTTTTATACGGGCTTTTAAAAAGGTCTTAAACAAGTTGAATGATATTGAACATCGCGCAAATTGCAATAGGTACGTTACCAACAATGGAACTACTTTTTTAGAAAGTGCACGAATCGTTAACATGACTAATGATAAGGATCGTATAGTTGTTGGCACAGGAACTTTTATTTTGGGCGAGCTTCTTGTTTTTGCTTATGGTGGTAAAATTAAAATAGGCAACAATTGTTATGTTGGCATCGGTAGTCGCGTATGGTCTGGCGAAGATGTAACAATAGGCAATGATGTACTTATTTCCCATAACGTAAACATAGTGGATACCACCGCTCATGAACTTGATTATATTGAAAGAGCCGCAACATATATAAAATTGCTAAAAGAGGGACATCCAAAAGAAAAAGGGACGATAGTTACAAAACCAATTGTAATTGAAGATCATGTTTGGATAAATTTCAATGTGATCATATTAAAAGGGGTAACAATTGGACGTGGAGCTATCGTTGCCGCAGGTGCTGTTGTTACCAAAGATGTACCTCCTTTTGTTTTAGTTGGTGGCAACCCTGCCAGGGTTCTGAAAAAATTAATTGAATAG
- a CDS encoding oligosaccharide flippase family protein: MTLLKKIFQSQDARSKTVAKNVFFSLFIKIANILINFLTIPLVLSFLNTTQYGIWLTLTAVLGWFSLFDLGFGNGLRNHLTISISKNNDIESKIYVSTTYAALSVIFGILIIIFLLINPFIDWTLVFNAPAKMSRDLNNAVLIAICLLFVQFVLRLINTVLLSVQRSAMADFINSLVQLLILGGIFFLKTTKNNSLTAIAIVYSITPIIVFLLISFILFVKRYKFLTPSIKFVRVSYAKNLLQIGLNFFIIQIAALVLYASDNFIIAQLFAPADVTVYNISFKYFSIINILFTIIMVPFWSMTTHSFAAGDYSWIKKTVKKLVFIWGILAICCMVQAAVANPLYKLWTNNKVLVPLNLTIVMCVYVITTNWGAIFSNFLNGVGKVRVQLYLSIGGMIINIPMAVFFVRYCHAGIIGIPLATIITMIIANIFSSIQYKKIISATATGIWNK; encoded by the coding sequence ATGACCTTACTTAAAAAAATCTTTCAATCGCAAGATGCCAGGAGCAAAACAGTAGCTAAGAACGTATTTTTTTCCTTATTCATAAAAATAGCGAACATACTGATAAACTTCCTTACTATCCCATTGGTGCTAAGTTTTTTAAATACCACTCAATACGGTATCTGGCTTACCTTAACCGCTGTGTTGGGTTGGTTTTCGTTATTTGATTTAGGTTTTGGGAATGGATTGCGTAATCATTTAACAATATCCATTTCAAAAAATAATGATATCGAAAGTAAGATTTATGTATCTACAACATACGCTGCTTTAAGTGTCATATTTGGCATATTGATAATCATCTTTTTACTGATCAATCCGTTTATTGATTGGACGTTGGTATTTAATGCTCCGGCAAAAATGTCGCGCGATTTAAACAACGCTGTTTTAATTGCGATTTGCCTTTTATTTGTTCAATTTGTTTTACGGCTTATAAATACTGTGTTACTGTCTGTTCAGCGTTCCGCAATGGCCGATTTTATAAACTCATTAGTGCAGCTACTAATATTGGGCGGAATTTTTTTTCTAAAAACAACAAAAAACAATTCCTTAACGGCTATTGCCATAGTTTATTCCATCACCCCTATCATTGTTTTTTTATTAATTAGTTTTATACTATTTGTAAAAAGATATAAGTTTCTAACACCATCGATAAAATTTGTAAGAGTTAGTTACGCAAAGAATCTTTTACAAATTGGCTTAAACTTTTTTATAATTCAAATAGCTGCATTAGTTCTGTATGCCTCAGATAACTTTATTATAGCTCAATTATTTGCGCCCGCGGATGTTACCGTGTATAATATCTCGTTTAAGTATTTTAGTATCATAAACATTTTATTTACAATTATAATGGTGCCGTTTTGGTCAATGACCACACATTCTTTTGCTGCCGGCGATTATTCATGGATAAAAAAAACGGTAAAAAAGCTTGTTTTTATTTGGGGGATATTAGCAATATGCTGTATGGTACAGGCAGCAGTAGCTAATCCGTTGTATAAGTTATGGACAAATAATAAAGTGCTGGTTCCGTTAAACTTAACTATAGTTATGTGTGTATATGTTATAACAACCAATTGGGGTGCCATCTTTTCAAATTTTTTAAATGGAGTGGGTAAGGTTAGGGTTCAACTTTACCTGTCCATCGGCGGCATGATAATTAACATCCCGATGGCTGTTTTTTTTGTCAGGTATTGTCATGCAGGAATAATAGGAATACCGTTGGCAACAATTATCACAATGATAATCGCCAATATTTTTTCATCGATACAGTATAAAAAGATAATTAGCGCCACAGCTACGGGTATCTGGAATAAATGA